In Kordiimonas sp. SCSIO 12610, the following are encoded in one genomic region:
- a CDS encoding DUF1376 domain-containing protein: MAEFPALPFFTDAYLADTIHLSTEEHGAYLLLLMTAWRTRGCYLPDDNKMLARITRTSAAKWRKLRPTMQAFFTVEDGRWVQKRLVKTYSDVEKRVAKNRINGAKGGRATARKNTETSGMDVSANPLKNQKGARVNAHRSPQAKLEQSDHQTNRQTDRQITGQQGSEADSQMPPTKTRTKLKQEAESARAALQSDVMGPDTAGIDTGKRDIEGQDRDGGSAPVPDEGAPIGLIRESVAPETLLSETSAPETPSQKTSAPENASPTINRPDWLPVVAAAAGLSVDRVNETLVASWLDGGADLEKDILPTLRRLSARQRGKLGRAPSHLGYYSDAVFEARATRLGTAAGNGVGTSKTTSTSTKTASIPQSEKQPFDANSLEDWRAFLGDANSRFRGDYLSKNWFISHWHPTFRECDLGPDPKRANNPIIPDAIYREYGRRWHWLGRHAADQSSDAPIHVPSEAKPEHKRKEKPE; this comes from the coding sequence TTGGCGGAATTTCCAGCCTTGCCGTTTTTTACCGATGCGTATCTCGCAGACACGATCCATCTGTCGACCGAGGAGCATGGGGCGTATCTTCTGTTGCTGATGACGGCGTGGCGGACCCGCGGGTGTTATCTGCCGGACGATAACAAAATGCTGGCGCGGATCACCCGTACAAGTGCCGCCAAATGGCGCAAACTCAGGCCGACAATGCAGGCGTTTTTCACGGTTGAGGACGGTCGCTGGGTTCAAAAGCGCCTCGTGAAAACCTACAGCGATGTTGAAAAACGGGTCGCGAAAAACCGCATCAACGGCGCGAAGGGCGGGCGCGCAACCGCACGAAAAAATACCGAAACCTCAGGTATGGATGTTTCAGCTAACCCTTTGAAAAATCAAAAGGGAGCGCGGGTAAACGCCCATCGTTCGCCGCAAGCAAAACTTGAGCAAAGCGACCACCAAACCAATCGACAAACCGATCGACAAATCACGGGGCAGCAGGGCAGCGAAGCGGATAGCCAAATGCCGCCAACCAAAACCAGAACCAAATTAAAACAAGAGGCTGAATCCGCGCGCGCTGCATTGCAAAGCGATGTAATGGGGCCTGATACTGCGGGGATAGATACTGGGAAGCGTGATATCGAAGGGCAGGATAGGGATGGGGGCAGTGCGCCTGTACCCGATGAGGGCGCGCCAATCGGGCTTATACGAGAAAGCGTTGCGCCAGAAACTCTATTATCAGAAACATCTGCACCCGAAACACCTTCTCAGAAAACATCTGCACCTGAAAATGCGTCCCCAACGATCAACCGCCCCGATTGGCTGCCGGTGGTCGCTGCTGCCGCTGGCCTTTCGGTAGATCGGGTCAATGAAACGCTCGTTGCCAGTTGGCTCGACGGTGGTGCCGACCTTGAAAAGGATATTCTGCCCACGCTGCGGCGCTTAAGCGCGCGCCAACGGGGAAAGCTTGGCCGTGCGCCGAGCCACCTTGGTTATTATAGCGATGCGGTTTTCGAGGCCAGGGCCACACGCCTCGGCACTGCAGCAGGCAATGGGGTAGGCACCTCTAAAACCACAAGCACATCCACAAAAACAGCGTCCATTCCGCAATCGGAAAAGCAACCGTTTGACGCGAACTCGCTAGAGGATTGGCGGGCGTTCCTCGGTGATGCGAACAGTCGGTTTCGCGGTGATTATCTATCGAAAAACTGGTTCATCAGCCACTGGCACCCAACCTTCCGCGAATGCGACCTGGGGCCAGACCCAAAGCGCGCGAACAACCCTATCATCCCCGATGCGATTTACCGCGAATATGGCAGACGCTGGCATTGGCTCGGCCGCCACGCTGCTGATCAGTCCAGTGATGCCCCCATTCATGTCCCCAGTGAAGCCAAACCAGAGCACAAGCGAAAAGAAAAACCAGAATAA